One Vespula pensylvanica isolate Volc-1 chromosome 3, ASM1446617v1, whole genome shotgun sequence DNA window includes the following coding sequences:
- the LOC122627502 gene encoding coiled-coil and C2 domain-containing protein 2A-like, translating to MNFMQWRSHDSDKQDLSLCYAYPVVNNDQQTNSVIVKNGKSPRQKVDKTSLTEDGLYTSDSPFTRNVTKPYLLNNTSMLDHEIVPKFSGKLVEIAIRSVNIHSKNNQSDSNVEITSVSLLFRKKVICKTNKPFNRKLHKLLLRNSECYNLSIQVYLKDGQSTILPLPLPKHSVKNNNIEIEFAIADSSGKIHSGTVMCTISLILHGQNQEETSTMYLHRLSNDPNDPQNGLSLHRPKKKVCNKEIKYFLLEDPALCFENVEEHLIVTKKEKQLPKPPDIAVIEQPVLSLLDISFRNLLQARRPLRPSSSTHRHHHTIGKALLSITILRGVEIPIREESALVQPLLEVEWGSIMHATPIADGPAPIWHQTMHFELPRKSGEHDVKLRLYDQHPVWGQQWLGEARIPLEHHRNYQELERWVTLSPLCSPTMLFGYVQASPGHSHTRIYTLMKLELPGNAKLEEDSTINTLLKNIQRCLLSPYKITNIQSPEEAARLTMLLPEVPNHYGPLTPRQALNANKVDHYGRAVLLASLLESFGSQTYVLLGSSQTNKWAAFVLSIEENTGTVIWDPETSDHYNPGDSHCPLMKASHLVNHSGIWENLQKSILPHNLKYDVKMSKDWRPIGVTVSSTTERSVQVLELNVSQEEEETLRELAMQTEQHLRDKFSYWRSTAELTTIYNRHAIAVLRNYISKIEDNNSSRQPDKKDLKQLYRAYYTHGFILNLRQSTLEDLTERLASTKTQNITGPVEFAIAYHIKRYVGKTNSIWLAVAVLRSRD from the exons atgaattttatgcAATGGAGATCGCATGATAGCGATAAGCAAGATCTTAGTCTTTGTTATGCTTATCCTGTAGTAAATAATGATCAACAGACAAACAGCGTTATAGTAAAAAATGGTAAAAGTCCTCGACAGAAAGTTGATAAAACTTCGTTGACAGAGGATGGATTATATACTTCTGATAGTCCATTTACACGAAACGTCACTAAACcttatttacttaataataCAAGTATGTTAGATCATGAAATAGTACCAAAGTTTTCAGGAAAACTTGTAGAAATTGCGATACGTTCCGTGAATATTCATTCTAAGAATAATCAAAGCGATTCAAATGTTGAGATTACTTCcgtttcacttttatttaGGAAAAAAGTTATATGCAAAACGAATAAACcgtttaatagaaaattgcataaattattacttagAAATTCAGAATGTTACAATCTCTCGATACAAGTTTATTTGAAGGATGGCCAGTCTACTATTTTACCTTTACCATTGCCAAAACattctgttaaaaataataatatcgaaatagaaTTTGCTATAGCTGATAGCTCAGGAAAAATTCATTCAGGTACTGTCATGTGTACAATTTCTTTGATCTTACATGGTCAGAATCAAGAAGAGACAAGTACTATGTATTTGCATAGATTAAGCAATGATCCAAATGATCCACAGAACGGTCTTTCTTTGCATAGACctaagaaaaaagtatgcaataaagaaataaaatattttctattagaaGACCCTGCTTTATGTTTTGAAAATGTAGAAGAACATCTTATagttacaaaaaaagagaaacagctACCAAAACCTCCAGATATAGCTGTAATAGAACAACCCGTTCTTTCTTTGTTGGACATatcttttagaaatttattacaagCTAGACGTCCATTAAGACCATCCTCTAGTACACATCGACATCATCATACAATTGGAAAAGCTCTTCTTTCCATTACCATTTTACGTGGTGTTGAAATACCAATTAGAGAAGAATCTGCATTGGTTCAACCACTTTTAGAAGTAGAATGGGGTAGTATTATGCATGCTACACCCATCGCAGATGGTCCAGCACCTATATGGCATCAAACAATGCATTTTGAATTGCCAAGAAAGAGTGGAGAACACGATGTAAAGTTACGATTATATGATCAGCATCCTGTGTGGGGTCAACAGTGGTTAGGCGAAGCAAGAATCCCTCTTGAACATCATAGAAATTACCAAGAATTAGAACGTTGGGTAACTCTATCACCTTTATGTAGTCCTACAATGTTATTTGGTTATGTACAAGCTAGTCCTGGTCATTCTCATACAAGAATTTATACACTGATGAAATTAGAGTTACCTGGTAATGCTAAATTGGAAGAGGATAGTACGATTAATACGCTgctaaaaaatattcaacgttGTCTTTTATCTCCatataaaataacgaatataCAAAGTCCAGAAGAAGCAGCTAGACTAACAATGCTATTGCCAGAAGTACCTAATCATTATGGACCTTTAACGCCTCGTCAGGCTTTAAATGCAAATAAGGTCGATCATTATGGTCGTGCTGTTTTACTTGCATCTTTACTAGAAAGTTTTGGCTCGCAGACATACGTATTATTAg GTTCTTCTCAGACAAATAAGTGGGCAGCATTTGTTTTAAGCATAGAAGAAAATACAGGCACTGTGATTTGGGATCCTGAGACTAGTGATCATTATAATCCAGGTGATAGTCATTGTCCTTTAATGAAGGCTTCGCATTTAGTTAATCATTCTGGT ATATGGGagaatttacaaaaatctATTTTACCGCATAATTTGAAATACGATGTAAAGATGAGCAAAGATTGGCGTCCGATTGGAGTTACCGTTTCGTCTACCACCGAACGTAGTGTTCAAGTTCTCGAATTGAACGTTtcccaagaagaagaagaaactctTCGTGAATTGGCTATGCAAACGGAGCAACATTTACGAGATAAATTTTCGTATTGGCGTAGTACCGCCGAATTAACGACGATTTACAATCGTCACGCTATTGCCGTCCTACGAAATTACATTTCGAAGATCGAAGACAATAATTCGTCGAGGCAACCCGATAAGAAAGATTTGAAACAATTGTACAGAGCTTATTATACGCATGGTTTCATATTAAACTTGAGACAATCTACTCTGGAAGATTTAACGGAACGCTTAGCTTCTACGAAAACACAGAATATAACGGGTCCAGTAGAATTTGCCATAGCTTATCATATAAAACGTTACGTTGGAAAAACAAATTCGATTTGGTTAGCTGTCGCAGTTCTTAGAAGTCGTGATTAA
- the LOC122627500 gene encoding tuftelin-interacting protein 11 isoform X1, which produces MSEDEVESFEISYDFENEFNINRPRRKLSKKQQMLGIWADDSDEDELSARPSFKTYNKGPKNYTVPVNFVAGGIQQAGKPAEEKEDKEKDDDDDDDDDDDTRMSQRDGEGYFNSSSSEDEKPSNSKQRTSFSLNVEGDIAGLRKKRYQVNPSFMKSGVGSWEVHTKGIGAKLLLQMGFEPGKGLGKQLQGISAPVEAHFRKGRGAIGAYGPEKGPKMVEKRKEEAEDAKDSKSKVSQWRKGDSINNKKKVKYSYRSVDQVLEDGKLKPNRKLPLSSEMSRVKVIDMTGPEQRILSGYHAIASGQQYPDETIPSVNKKDKINFSLPELQHNLNLLVDMCEQDIIQNDRRTRHLSDRVIALEAEKRNLSKVVDQHGQLIDTLENVLAVVDRLMDETSEITLQDTADVFKSLQDKYYEEYKMYELGDLATSFVGPKIKDSLLSWNPLMQPKQPIKLFEQWKEILETGTSPLQTRTIQPYDQLVWNAWMPSIRGAVQQWTCRQPDSLIELLEHWIPLLPGWIFENILDLLILPKLTLEVEEWNPLTDTVPIHTWIHPWLPLMRNWLDTLIYPIIRRKLGSALGGWHPSDRSARLMLQPWAEVFAKGDMEAFLVKNIIPKLQIALSEFVINPHQQHLDQWNWVIEWKELIPSHIMANLLDKFFFPKWEQVLTFWLNHSPNYDQVMNWYMGWKGMLSDKLLAEPLVKEHFKKAIDMLNRAVAAPPSHQPGAMDQVSYLNNLERNQPTIMSQMSSVVQPRMERLAEAVRIAAPQIHLGFKDLIQRKCEERGILFMPIPNKYREAKQVYKVGNVQAYIDGKMIFVYHNGANWTPTNVNALLDMAEL; this is translated from the exons atgtCAGAAGACGAAGTAGAAAGTTTCGAGATCTCCtatgattttgaaaatgaatttaatattaatcgtccTAGACGAAAACTTTCTAAAAAACAGCAGATGCTCG GTATCTGGGCAGATGATAGCGACGAGGATGAACTTTCTGCGCGACCTTCTTTCAAAACATATAACAAAGGTCCAAAGAATTATACGGTTCCGGTTAATTTTGTTGCCGGAGGTATTCAACAAGCTGGTAAACcagcagaagaaaaagaggataaagaaaaagatgatgatgatgacgacgacgacgatgatgatacgAGGATGTCTCAAAGAGATGGGGAGGGATATTTTAATAGTTCaag ttcAGAGGATGAAAAACCAAGTAATTCCAAACAACGTACATCGTTTTCATTGAACGTAGAAGGAGATATTGCTGGATTACGTAAAAAGAGATATCAAGTAAATCCTTCATTCATGAAAAGTGGAGTAGGCAGTTGGGAAGTACATACAAAAGGAATTGGAGCTAAACTGTTACTACAG aTGGGTTTTGAACCTGGCAAAGGATTGGGAAAGCAATTACAAGGAATAAGTGCACCAGTAGAAGCTCATTTTAGAAAAGGTAGAGGTGCTATTGGTGCGTACGGTCCGGAGAAAGGACCAAAAAtggttgaaaaaagaaaagaagaagcagaggaTGCAAAGGATTCTAAGTCTAAAGTATCTCAATGGCGAAAAGGGGATagtattaacaataaaaaaaaagtcaaatatTCATATCGGAGTGTTGATCAAGTTTTAGAAGATGGAAAATTAAAACCAAATAGAAAACTTCCACTTTCGAGTGAAATGAGCAGAGTGAAAGTTATAGATATGACAGGACCAGAACAAAGAATTTTAAGCGGTTATCATGCAATAGCCAGTGGCCAACAATATCCCGATGAAACTATTCCAAGTGTGAATAAAAaggacaaaataaatttttctttgccaGAATTACAGCATAATTTAAACTTGCTTGTAGATATGTGTGAACAAGATATTATACAGAATGATAGAAGAACAAGACACTTGAGCGATAGAGTAATAGCGTTAGAAgcggagaaaagaaatctgtCTAAGGTTGTAGATCAACATGGACAACTCATTGATACTTTAGAAAATGTTCTAGCAGTTGTAGATAGATTAATGGATGAAACAAGCGAGATAACGTTGCAAGATACTGCTGATGTATTTAAAAGTTTGcaagataaatattatgagGAATACAAGATGTATGAATTAGGTGATTTGGCAACTAGTTTTGTGGgtccaaaaataaaagattctttACTTTCTTGGAATCCATTAATGCAACCGAAGCAgcctataaaattatttgaacaatggaaagaaatattagagaCTGGTACAAGTCCACTTCAAACAAGAACGATACAACCTTACGACCAACTTGTTTGGAATGCATGGATGCCTTCTATCAGAGGAGCTGTACa ACAGTGGACATGCAGGCAACCAGATTCGTTAATAGAGCTATTAGAGCACTGGATACCATTGCTACCTGGTtggatttttgaaaatattttggatCTATTAATACTTCCTAAACTTACTTTAGAGGTAGAAGAATGGAACCCACTCACAGATACTGTTCCAATACATACATGGATCCATCCTTGGTTACCATTAATGC GTAATTGGTTGGACACATTAATATATCCAATTATAAGACGCAAACTTGGTTCTGCTTTGGGAGGTTGGCATCCGTCAGACAGATCAGCAAGATTAATGTTACAACCTTGGGCAGAAGTATTTGCTAAGGGTGATATGGAAGCTTTtctagtaaaaaatattataccaaAACTTCAAATAGCTCTTTCCGAGTTTGTTATAAATCCACATCAACAGCATTTGGATCAATGGAATTGGGTGATAGAATGGAAAGAATTAATACCATCTCATATAATGGCGAATTTACTcgataaattcttctttcctaAATGGGAACAAGTTTTGACTTTTTGGTTAAATCATTCTCCAAATTACGATCAAGTAATGAATTGGTATATGGGATGGAAAGGAATGTTGAGCGATAAGTTATTGGCAGAACCATTAGTGAAAg aACATTTTAAGAAGGCGATCGATATGTTAAATAGAGCCGTGGCTGCACCTCCGAGTCACCAACCAGGAGCTATGGACCAAGTTTCGTACTTGAACAATTTGGAGAGGAATCAACCGACGATAATGTCACAGATGTCATCAGTGGTACAACCGAGGATGGAG agGTTGGCAGAAGCAGTGAGAATAGCAGCACCACAAATTCATCTAGGCTTTAAAGATCTCATACAAAGGAAGTGTGAAGAACGAGGTATCCTTTTCATGCCTATTCCAAATAAATACAGGGAAGCGAAGCAAGTTTACAAAGTGGGTAATGTCCAAGCGTATATAGACGGCAAAATGATATTTGTTTATCATAATGGAGCCAATTGGACGCCGACGAATGTGAACGCCTTACTCGATATGGCGGAACTTTAG
- the LOC122627500 gene encoding tuftelin-interacting protein 11 isoform X2, with translation MSQRDGEGYFNSSSSEDEKPSNSKQRTSFSLNVEGDIAGLRKKRYQVNPSFMKSGVGSWEVHTKGIGAKLLLQMGFEPGKGLGKQLQGISAPVEAHFRKGRGAIGAYGPEKGPKMVEKRKEEAEDAKDSKSKVSQWRKGDSINNKKKVKYSYRSVDQVLEDGKLKPNRKLPLSSEMSRVKVIDMTGPEQRILSGYHAIASGQQYPDETIPSVNKKDKINFSLPELQHNLNLLVDMCEQDIIQNDRRTRHLSDRVIALEAEKRNLSKVVDQHGQLIDTLENVLAVVDRLMDETSEITLQDTADVFKSLQDKYYEEYKMYELGDLATSFVGPKIKDSLLSWNPLMQPKQPIKLFEQWKEILETGTSPLQTRTIQPYDQLVWNAWMPSIRGAVQQWTCRQPDSLIELLEHWIPLLPGWIFENILDLLILPKLTLEVEEWNPLTDTVPIHTWIHPWLPLMRNWLDTLIYPIIRRKLGSALGGWHPSDRSARLMLQPWAEVFAKGDMEAFLVKNIIPKLQIALSEFVINPHQQHLDQWNWVIEWKELIPSHIMANLLDKFFFPKWEQVLTFWLNHSPNYDQVMNWYMGWKGMLSDKLLAEPLVKEHFKKAIDMLNRAVAAPPSHQPGAMDQVSYLNNLERNQPTIMSQMSSVVQPRMERLAEAVRIAAPQIHLGFKDLIQRKCEERGILFMPIPNKYREAKQVYKVGNVQAYIDGKMIFVYHNGANWTPTNVNALLDMAEL, from the exons ATGTCTCAAAGAGATGGGGAGGGATATTTTAATAGTTCaag ttcAGAGGATGAAAAACCAAGTAATTCCAAACAACGTACATCGTTTTCATTGAACGTAGAAGGAGATATTGCTGGATTACGTAAAAAGAGATATCAAGTAAATCCTTCATTCATGAAAAGTGGAGTAGGCAGTTGGGAAGTACATACAAAAGGAATTGGAGCTAAACTGTTACTACAG aTGGGTTTTGAACCTGGCAAAGGATTGGGAAAGCAATTACAAGGAATAAGTGCACCAGTAGAAGCTCATTTTAGAAAAGGTAGAGGTGCTATTGGTGCGTACGGTCCGGAGAAAGGACCAAAAAtggttgaaaaaagaaaagaagaagcagaggaTGCAAAGGATTCTAAGTCTAAAGTATCTCAATGGCGAAAAGGGGATagtattaacaataaaaaaaaagtcaaatatTCATATCGGAGTGTTGATCAAGTTTTAGAAGATGGAAAATTAAAACCAAATAGAAAACTTCCACTTTCGAGTGAAATGAGCAGAGTGAAAGTTATAGATATGACAGGACCAGAACAAAGAATTTTAAGCGGTTATCATGCAATAGCCAGTGGCCAACAATATCCCGATGAAACTATTCCAAGTGTGAATAAAAaggacaaaataaatttttctttgccaGAATTACAGCATAATTTAAACTTGCTTGTAGATATGTGTGAACAAGATATTATACAGAATGATAGAAGAACAAGACACTTGAGCGATAGAGTAATAGCGTTAGAAgcggagaaaagaaatctgtCTAAGGTTGTAGATCAACATGGACAACTCATTGATACTTTAGAAAATGTTCTAGCAGTTGTAGATAGATTAATGGATGAAACAAGCGAGATAACGTTGCAAGATACTGCTGATGTATTTAAAAGTTTGcaagataaatattatgagGAATACAAGATGTATGAATTAGGTGATTTGGCAACTAGTTTTGTGGgtccaaaaataaaagattctttACTTTCTTGGAATCCATTAATGCAACCGAAGCAgcctataaaattatttgaacaatggaaagaaatattagagaCTGGTACAAGTCCACTTCAAACAAGAACGATACAACCTTACGACCAACTTGTTTGGAATGCATGGATGCCTTCTATCAGAGGAGCTGTACa ACAGTGGACATGCAGGCAACCAGATTCGTTAATAGAGCTATTAGAGCACTGGATACCATTGCTACCTGGTtggatttttgaaaatattttggatCTATTAATACTTCCTAAACTTACTTTAGAGGTAGAAGAATGGAACCCACTCACAGATACTGTTCCAATACATACATGGATCCATCCTTGGTTACCATTAATGC GTAATTGGTTGGACACATTAATATATCCAATTATAAGACGCAAACTTGGTTCTGCTTTGGGAGGTTGGCATCCGTCAGACAGATCAGCAAGATTAATGTTACAACCTTGGGCAGAAGTATTTGCTAAGGGTGATATGGAAGCTTTtctagtaaaaaatattataccaaAACTTCAAATAGCTCTTTCCGAGTTTGTTATAAATCCACATCAACAGCATTTGGATCAATGGAATTGGGTGATAGAATGGAAAGAATTAATACCATCTCATATAATGGCGAATTTACTcgataaattcttctttcctaAATGGGAACAAGTTTTGACTTTTTGGTTAAATCATTCTCCAAATTACGATCAAGTAATGAATTGGTATATGGGATGGAAAGGAATGTTGAGCGATAAGTTATTGGCAGAACCATTAGTGAAAg aACATTTTAAGAAGGCGATCGATATGTTAAATAGAGCCGTGGCTGCACCTCCGAGTCACCAACCAGGAGCTATGGACCAAGTTTCGTACTTGAACAATTTGGAGAGGAATCAACCGACGATAATGTCACAGATGTCATCAGTGGTACAACCGAGGATGGAG agGTTGGCAGAAGCAGTGAGAATAGCAGCACCACAAATTCATCTAGGCTTTAAAGATCTCATACAAAGGAAGTGTGAAGAACGAGGTATCCTTTTCATGCCTATTCCAAATAAATACAGGGAAGCGAAGCAAGTTTACAAAGTGGGTAATGTCCAAGCGTATATAGACGGCAAAATGATATTTGTTTATCATAATGGAGCCAATTGGACGCCGACGAATGTGAACGCCTTACTCGATATGGCGGAACTTTAG